In Syntrophobacterales bacterium, a single genomic region encodes these proteins:
- a CDS encoding rRNA pseudouridine synthase, which yields MEERLQKILAGAGVSSRRAAERMISDGRISVNGVVVRQPGTKADADRDEIRVDGKLISCETEKVYIVLNKPSGYVTTLSDPEGRPIVTDLLSGVAERVFPVGRLDYDSEGLLLLTNDGDFAQRLQHPRFKVPKTYRVKIEGRLNRLELQSLEKGMELPDGKFAPSSVIMEKVNPKSTWLLLTIHDGRNRVIRRAFDLLGHSVTRLIRVSFGDLTLDSLGEGEWRALRHGEVGQLMAQSQAQKNSKKLA from the coding sequence ATGGAAGAGAGATTGCAGAAGATTCTCGCCGGCGCCGGCGTCTCATCGCGACGTGCGGCGGAAAGAATGATCTCCGATGGCAGAATATCGGTAAACGGAGTAGTTGTACGCCAACCGGGAACGAAGGCTGATGCCGATCGCGATGAAATTCGGGTGGATGGCAAGCTTATCTCCTGCGAAACGGAAAAGGTGTATATCGTTCTGAATAAACCGAGCGGGTATGTAACCACCCTGAGCGATCCGGAGGGAAGGCCGATCGTAACGGATCTTCTCAGTGGGGTTGCCGAGCGGGTGTTCCCCGTGGGACGTCTCGACTATGACTCGGAGGGGTTGCTCCTTTTGACCAATGACGGCGATTTTGCCCAGCGCCTTCAGCATCCCCGCTTCAAGGTTCCCAAAACCTACCGCGTTAAGATCGAAGGGCGTCTGAACAGGCTTGAACTGCAAAGCCTGGAAAAGGGAATGGAGCTTCCCGATGGGAAGTTTGCCCCGTCCTCAGTCATTATGGAAAAGGTCAATCCGAAAAGCACCTGGCTGTTGCTTACCATCCATGATGGAAGAAATCGTGTGATAAGACGGGCCTTTGATTTGCTTGGCCATTCCGTTACCCGTCTGATCCGCGTCTCTTTTGGCGATCTTACCCTCGATTCTCTCGGCGAAGGCGAGTGGCGAGCGCTGCGTCATGGAGAAGTCGGACAGTTGATGGCCCAGTCCCAAGCGCAAAAAAACAGCAAAAAATTAGCTTGA
- the scpB gene encoding SMC-Scp complex subunit ScpB, with protein sequence MEEKIAILEALIFASETPLAVERVVDIFPALKKSEILSLFQELAGEYERREGGISLQEVAGGFRFQTRVEMASWVAKLKVVRPTSLSPSALETLAIIAYRQPVMKVEIDRIRGVDTGGALKGLLEKKLVRIVGRKDVPGKPIIYGTSKKFLEVFNLKDLAELPTLREMRDFRPAGETEGQG encoded by the coding sequence ATGGAAGAGAAAATCGCTATCCTGGAGGCGTTGATTTTTGCCTCGGAAACACCCCTTGCCGTAGAGAGGGTCGTCGATATTTTTCCCGCTCTCAAGAAGTCTGAAATACTCAGTCTTTTTCAGGAACTGGCGGGCGAATATGAGAGGCGGGAAGGGGGCATCTCGCTTCAGGAGGTGGCAGGGGGGTTTCGCTTTCAGACAAGAGTCGAAATGGCATCCTGGGTCGCTAAATTGAAGGTGGTTCGCCCCACTTCCCTTTCTCCGTCCGCTCTGGAGACCCTGGCGATTATCGCCTATCGGCAGCCGGTTATGAAAGTGGAAATAGACCGGATCAGGGGTGTTGATACGGGCGGTGCGCTGAAGGGGCTTTTGGAAAAAAAACTGGTAAGGATAGTAGGGAGAAAGGACGTTCCCGGAAAACCAATTATTTACGGAACATCGAAGAAATTCCTTGAGGTATTCAATTTGAAGGACCTTGCCGAATTGCCGACGCTGCGGGAAATGAGGGATTTTCGCCCTGCCGGGGAAACCGAAGGTCAGGGGTAA
- a CDS encoding integration host factor subunit beta, with amino-acid sequence MNKSELIEALSQKEELTEKLAMDVVNLVFDGFSEELAKSGRIEIRGFGSFVVREYDAYTGRNPKTGKSIKVSPKKLPFFKVGKELKERVDGRR; translated from the coding sequence ATGAACAAATCAGAGCTTATCGAGGCGCTGAGCCAAAAAGAAGAATTAACTGAGAAACTGGCAATGGACGTGGTTAATCTCGTTTTCGACGGTTTTTCCGAGGAATTGGCGAAGAGCGGAAGAATTGAAATTCGGGGTTTCGGCAGTTTCGTTGTCCGAGAGTACGACGCTTACACCGGCAGAAACCCCAAGACAGGGAAAAGCATAAAGGTTTCCCCCAAGAAGCTGCCCTTCTTTAAAGTTGGCAAGGAACTCAAGGAAAGGGTTGACGGCAGACGTTAA
- a CDS encoding segregation/condensation protein A translates to MSYEIKLDVFEGPLDLLLYLIRKNEIDIYNIPVALITSQYLGYLGEMRSLNLDLAGEYLVMAATLAHIKSRMLLPVTDEGGDEEEGEDPRAELVKQLLEYQVYKEAARLLSARPLLERDVFKLGAYPELLPDPEKMEMGLLEVDLFELVEAFRRIVAGLEVGEGLEFSTEKLSLAERINEIMEVLAKKGQISFSELVIDRTHRKMVVYTFLAILELIKLRMAKVRQAAPFGEIRLFLAVKEELETPKMLENAEV, encoded by the coding sequence ATGAGTTATGAGATCAAACTCGATGTCTTTGAAGGTCCGCTCGATCTTTTACTTTATTTGATTCGGAAGAACGAGATTGACATCTACAATATCCCGGTAGCCCTCATTACCAGTCAGTATCTCGGATATCTCGGCGAAATGCGTTCCCTGAATCTCGATCTCGCCGGAGAATATCTGGTAATGGCGGCGACGCTTGCCCATATCAAATCACGGATGCTGCTGCCTGTGACAGATGAGGGCGGCGATGAGGAGGAGGGGGAGGACCCCCGTGCGGAACTGGTCAAACAGCTTCTGGAGTATCAGGTTTACAAGGAAGCTGCCCGGCTTCTTTCCGCCCGGCCTCTTCTCGAAAGGGATGTTTTTAAACTGGGCGCTTATCCGGAGCTGCTTCCCGATCCGGAAAAAATGGAGATGGGCTTGCTGGAGGTCGATCTTTTTGAACTTGTGGAGGCCTTCCGCCGGATTGTTGCCGGTCTTGAAGTCGGGGAAGGGCTCGAGTTCAGCACCGAAAAACTTTCCCTGGCCGAGCGGATCAACGAAATTATGGAGGTCCTGGCTAAGAAGGGGCAGATTTCCTTTTCTGAGCTGGTCATAGACAGAACCCATAGAAAAATGGTAGTTTATACATTCCTTGCCATTCTGGAGCTTATAAAATTGCGGATGGCAAAGGTGCGCCAGGCAGCGCCGTTTGGCGAGATAAGGCTTTTTCTGGCTGTCAAAGAGGAACTGGAAACACCGAAGATGTTGGAAAATGCCGAGGTGTGA